One genomic window of Acidobacteriota bacterium includes the following:
- a CDS encoding alanine:cation symporter family protein — protein MFQEFITSLEAHVVNVSGFLWGGEWNGAQLLPVAPLVVLLLGTGIFFMIRIGFRPILRLGPAIGEVWAGRKGNGDPSAITPFQALTTALSGQVGTGNIVGVATAITLGGPGAVFWMWVTAVLGMALAFAESSLALKYRERDEYGRLNGGPMYYITNGLGKNWKWLAVLFCIGTIISATATGGMIQANGMTQNIMAELQPFNINLPTWAIGMVVAALVFVIIVGGIKSIGSVAEKLVPAMAILYVAMCLVVLGLNVQELPHAFGMIFASAFGLQQAAGGLAGYAVLSAIRFGVARGLFSNEAGQGSAPIAHAASQMRNPARQGEIAMIGVFVDTLVICTMTALVIITAEGTFATAPQFLANADMVAAGLGETTSHLWLAEGSNPATLTNRAFTDALPGPVGGWIVTLCLTLFAFTTIIGWSYYAEQAVTFLIGEWATKPFRYVWCVVIFIGAIAQVNLVWMFGDIANATMAVPNLIAILALSGVVIAIHRANGDPDTATGDSEIPLSAKAAASAPAE, from the coding sequence ATGTTCCAGGAATTCATCACGTCGCTTGAGGCGCATGTTGTCAATGTCAGCGGTTTCCTATGGGGCGGCGAATGGAACGGTGCGCAGCTGTTGCCGGTCGCGCCGCTGGTCGTGCTGCTTCTGGGCACCGGCATCTTCTTCATGATCCGCATCGGCTTCCGGCCGATCCTCCGGCTGGGCCCGGCCATCGGCGAGGTCTGGGCGGGCCGGAAGGGCAATGGCGACCCGAGCGCCATCACCCCGTTCCAGGCGTTGACGACCGCGCTGTCCGGACAGGTCGGCACCGGCAATATCGTTGGCGTTGCAACCGCCATCACCCTTGGCGGGCCGGGCGCCGTGTTCTGGATGTGGGTGACCGCTGTGCTGGGCATGGCGCTGGCCTTCGCGGAAAGCTCTCTGGCCCTCAAATACCGTGAACGCGACGAGTATGGTCGGCTAAACGGCGGCCCGATGTATTACATCACCAACGGCCTCGGTAAGAACTGGAAGTGGCTGGCCGTCCTCTTCTGCATCGGCACGATCATCTCGGCCACGGCCACCGGCGGGATGATCCAGGCCAACGGCATGACCCAGAACATCATGGCCGAGCTGCAGCCCTTCAATATCAACCTGCCCACCTGGGCGATCGGAATGGTCGTCGCTGCGCTGGTCTTCGTCATCATCGTGGGCGGCATCAAGTCGATCGGTAGCGTCGCCGAGAAGCTCGTTCCGGCGATGGCGATCCTCTACGTCGCCATGTGCCTCGTCGTGCTTGGCCTCAACGTGCAGGAGCTGCCGCACGCGTTCGGCATGATCTTCGCCTCGGCCTTCGGTCTCCAGCAGGCGGCCGGCGGCCTCGCCGGATATGCCGTATTGTCAGCCATCCGGTTCGGCGTCGCCCGCGGTCTCTTCTCGAACGAAGCGGGCCAGGGCTCGGCGCCAATCGCGCACGCAGCCTCCCAGATGAGGAACCCGGCCCGTCAGGGCGAGATTGCGATGATCGGCGTTTTCGTCGACACGCTCGTGATCTGCACGATGACAGCGCTTGTGATCATCACGGCGGAAGGCACCTTCGCCACGGCGCCGCAATTCCTGGCGAACGCAGACATGGTCGCCGCAGGTCTCGGTGAGACGACTTCGCACCTCTGGCTGGCGGAAGGTTCCAACCCCGCCACGCTCACCAACCGCGCCTTCACGGACGCCCTGCCCGGTCCGGTCGGCGGCTGGATCGTGACGCTCTGCCTGACACTGTTCGCCTTCACGACCATCATCGGCTGGTCCTACTACGCCGAACAGGCGGTGACGTTCCTGATCGGGGAATGGGCCACCAAACCATTCCGGTATGTCTGGTGCGTTGTCATCTTCATCGGCGCGATCGCGCAGGTGAATCTCGTCTGGATGTTCGGCGACATTGCCAACGCCACGATGGCCGTGCCCAACCTGATCGCGATCCTGGCGCTCTCCGGCGTGGTGATCGCCATCCACCGGGCGAACGGCGATCCCGACACGGCGACCGGCGACAGCGAGATTCCGCTGTCGGCGAAAGCGGCCGCCAGCGCGCCGGCCGAATAG